One genomic region from Spirosoma sp. KCTC 42546 encodes:
- a CDS encoding sodium:proton exchanger: MDSSILIIVLSLSVLISYAFDLFSSRFKTPSVLLLLLLGMLTRQATEYFNVQVPYVNTILPTLGTLGLILIVLEGGLDLELHADRLNIIRRTLLASLLAIIGGTLIMAGMLYLLLNDSFYHCLIAALPFSIVSSTVTAQTATNLLGGQREFAIYESAYASILGIMAYNFLVLSRNSVLGAVWSFARDTLAMAIISLGCCFLLLYLIGRINHRIKFLPIISVLFLVYALAEINHMSSLLLILIFGLFLNNTDLFIRGRLSQILKNDLFEKELDQLKNLTAEGAFVVRTFFYLILGYAAVPQSLIDMDALIVSVLFVAAIVSWRWVTLRLTYTGPLTPLLWIAPRGLITILLYLNIPEDLRLVGFREGIPMLVVVVSSVVAMIGLLGNKSVKSEE; encoded by the coding sequence ATGGATTCATCGATACTGATTATAGTCCTGAGTTTATCGGTTCTGATTTCATACGCTTTTGATTTGTTCAGCAGTCGGTTCAAAACGCCTTCCGTTTTGCTACTCCTGCTGCTGGGCATGCTGACAAGGCAGGCAACCGAGTACTTCAACGTTCAGGTACCTTACGTCAATACCATTCTGCCTACACTGGGTACGCTGGGGCTAATTTTGATTGTGCTGGAAGGAGGCCTTGATCTGGAACTCCACGCCGATCGGCTTAACATTATCCGGCGAACTCTCCTGGCTTCTCTGCTGGCCATTATTGGCGGTACACTCATCATGGCTGGCATGCTGTATCTGCTTCTGAACGATTCGTTTTACCATTGTCTGATTGCGGCCCTGCCATTCTCGATAGTCAGTAGTACCGTAACCGCCCAGACCGCAACGAACTTATTAGGAGGACAGCGGGAATTTGCTATCTACGAATCGGCTTATGCCAGTATCCTGGGAATTATGGCCTATAACTTCCTGGTACTGAGTCGAAATTCAGTGTTGGGGGCTGTCTGGTCGTTCGCTCGTGATACACTGGCAATGGCTATCATTTCGTTAGGCTGCTGTTTCTTGCTACTATACCTGATTGGTCGAATCAATCACCGTATCAAGTTCCTGCCTATCATTTCAGTACTGTTTCTGGTGTATGCGCTCGCAGAAATCAACCATATGTCATCGTTACTGTTGATTCTGATCTTTGGCCTTTTCCTGAATAATACAGATCTGTTTATTCGCGGGCGATTAAGTCAGATCCTGAAAAATGATTTGTTTGAGAAAGAGCTTGATCAACTGAAAAATCTGACGGCAGAAGGGGCCTTTGTGGTTCGCACGTTCTTTTATTTGATCTTAGGCTATGCTGCTGTCCCTCAGAGCCTAATTGATATGGATGCGCTTATTGTCAGTGTATTATTTGTAGCGGCCATTGTTTCCTGGCGCTGGGTGACACTACGGTTAACCTATACCGGGCCTTTAACCCCCTTACTCTGGATTGCACCACGCGGTCTGATCACAATCCTGCTTTACCTGAATATTCCAGAAGACCTGCGTTTGGTGGGCTTTCGGGAAGGAATCCCCATGCTGGTTGTGGTAGTATCCTCGGTGGTAGCCATGATAGGCTTGCTGGGGAATAAATCAGTGAAGAGTGAAGAATGA
- the nhaD gene encoding sodium:proton antiporter NhaD yields MTLLLISLFIIGYVLITLEHAITINKTATALITGVVCWTVYALMDGHPESVGHHLGEHLANTAEILFFLLGAMTVVELIDAHDGFTLITDRIASRNIRTLLWIISLLAFFLSALLDNLTTAIVMISVTRKLVRNTEQRQIIAGMIIIASNAGGAWSPIGDVTTTMLWIGGQITTLHIIQWLILPSLVSMLLPLVILTRAQPNTQVKTASQGISRPYVTPTARRDRRTMLAVGLGGMLFVPIFKTVTHLPPYMGMMLVLGVIWVVSELIHSDKDEAERQKFTAAYALSRIDAPSILFFLGILLAVGALEATGILHSLSEALNQGIGNLDVIVFIIGIVSAVVDNVPILAATMGMYDLQTYPVDDKLWAFLAYCAGTGGSILIIGSAAGVAVMGMEKLAFGWYLRKISWLALIGYVAGAVVYLAEFALVN; encoded by the coding sequence ATGACTTTATTGCTGATTAGTCTCTTTATTATTGGGTACGTTCTCATTACCTTGGAGCACGCTATTACTATCAATAAAACTGCGACAGCTCTCATTACCGGGGTCGTTTGCTGGACGGTGTATGCATTAATGGATGGCCATCCCGAATCGGTTGGGCATCACCTCGGTGAGCACCTTGCCAATACCGCCGAAATCCTGTTTTTCCTGCTGGGGGCCATGACTGTAGTAGAATTGATTGATGCCCACGATGGATTTACCCTTATTACAGATCGGATTGCCAGTCGAAATATCCGGACCCTACTCTGGATCATCAGCCTGCTGGCGTTTTTTTTATCGGCGCTCTTAGACAACCTCACTACCGCCATTGTGATGATATCAGTTACCCGTAAACTGGTGCGTAATACAGAACAACGGCAGATTATAGCGGGTATGATCATCATTGCCTCCAACGCCGGAGGAGCCTGGTCGCCCATTGGTGATGTAACAACAACAATGCTTTGGATTGGCGGACAGATTACTACCCTGCACATTATTCAGTGGTTGATTTTGCCCAGTCTGGTCTCTATGTTGCTGCCTTTGGTCATACTCACTCGCGCTCAGCCCAACACCCAGGTTAAAACAGCATCGCAGGGTATTAGCCGCCCTTATGTTACACCCACCGCCCGGCGCGACCGTCGAACCATGCTGGCCGTTGGGCTGGGAGGGATGTTGTTTGTTCCCATTTTCAAGACGGTTACGCACCTGCCTCCCTATATGGGTATGATGCTGGTGTTAGGTGTAATATGGGTTGTATCTGAATTGATCCACAGCGATAAAGATGAAGCTGAGCGGCAGAAATTCACAGCAGCCTATGCCCTCAGCCGGATTGATGCACCCAGTATTTTGTTCTTTTTAGGTATTCTGCTGGCAGTAGGGGCATTAGAAGCCACTGGCATTCTTCATAGCTTGTCTGAAGCGTTAAATCAGGGAATCGGTAATTTAGATGTAATTGTATTTATAATTGGGATCGTGTCGGCCGTAGTCGACAATGTTCCGATTTTGGCAGCTACGATGGGTATGTATGACTTGCAAACTTATCCGGTCGATGACAAACTTTGGGCATTTCTTGCCTATTGTGCAGGTACTGGCGGAAGCATACTGATTATTGGATCAGCAGCAGGAGTAGCCGTGATGGGGATGGAAAAGCTGGCTTTCGGCTGGTATTTGCGAAAAATTAGCTGGCTGGCGTTAATTGGCTATGTGGCTGGTGCTGTGGTCTATCTAGCCGAATTTGCGTTGGTAAATTAG
- the xrtN gene encoding exosortase N — MLSIDLTTLLSILLLVYAWWPGNAGRNRWTGRLVALCLLSPGLRYFSALFTFPIRLQLSAWAASLFRLAGLNVQVEGNVLIKAGPDTGPLEMAVYPACMGLQLTGVSLLLGLFALIWQERIQQKKVVVSWVVAYESVVFSLTILCNLFRIVLLVAFGAMPGSWAHEGIGLACVAVYAWLPSWGLARLLVQKTGLMDVETSAIKSPFDMVKSAGWGFGVLVVGISIRAFASLPNQPAIDSEATRQLADSILRNYGPGCQRKTLANGFIQFAKPGTLLYMKPQPDWFSADHSPMACWLGSGYALGRVRETVLDGHPAYVGELRKQGHVLHTAWWFSNGAITTVSQLAMRGKMIQGETGFMLVNVTLDKPFILEPASPKH, encoded by the coding sequence ATGCTATCCATTGATCTGACAACCCTGCTCTCTATTCTGCTCCTGGTTTACGCCTGGTGGCCGGGCAACGCAGGACGAAACCGCTGGACAGGGCGGCTGGTTGCTTTATGCCTGCTCTCACCAGGCCTTCGCTACTTTTCGGCTTTGTTTACGTTTCCAATTCGACTGCAACTTAGCGCCTGGGCAGCCTCTCTATTTAGGCTGGCGGGCCTGAACGTACAGGTGGAGGGTAATGTACTTATCAAAGCTGGGCCGGATACGGGGCCTCTTGAAATGGCTGTTTATCCAGCCTGTATGGGCCTACAGCTAACGGGTGTATCCTTATTGCTTGGTTTGTTTGCCCTGATTTGGCAGGAGCGCATTCAGCAGAAAAAGGTGGTAGTAAGCTGGGTAGTAGCCTATGAATCTGTCGTTTTCAGCCTGACTATCTTATGTAATTTGTTTCGGATCGTATTGCTGGTTGCGTTTGGCGCAATGCCTGGTTCATGGGCGCACGAGGGTATTGGATTAGCCTGCGTTGCCGTATACGCCTGGTTGCCTAGCTGGGGATTAGCGCGCTTGCTGGTACAGAAAACTGGTCTGATGGACGTAGAGACCTCAGCGATAAAATCGCCATTTGATATGGTGAAGTCGGCAGGTTGGGGATTCGGCGTATTGGTGGTTGGTATCAGTATCAGGGCGTTTGCGTCTTTACCGAACCAACCGGCAATTGATTCAGAAGCTACCAGGCAGTTAGCAGATTCCATTCTGCGGAACTATGGGCCAGGTTGCCAGCGTAAAACCCTCGCTAATGGGTTTATTCAGTTTGCGAAACCGGGCACATTACTCTATATGAAACCTCAGCCGGACTGGTTCAGTGCCGATCATAGCCCTATGGCTTGTTGGCTCGGTAGTGGCTATGCATTAGGGCGCGTTCGGGAAACAGTACTTGATGGACATCCGGCCTATGTTGGGGAGTTACGTAAACAAGGGCATGTACTGCATACCGCCTGGTGGTTCAGTAACGGCGCGATTACAACCGTCAGTCAACTCGCCATGCGGGGGAAAATGATACAGGGCGAAACTGGATTCATGTTAGTAAATGTAACCCTTGACAAGCCGTTCATACTTGAACCCGCGTCCCCAAAGCATTGA
- a CDS encoding XrtN system VIT domain-containing protein, with translation MKTEINENQLRSDLELALDEADNTEYTLPDSVRSRFLWPFRDSTFGLGLLLLSISAGVFLLYDFFDSPKVSATNTILFMLHYSLALTISLVLYMNGFLKFREQHYPDGRSARWMGMLLWLISAYALNREIPVFQQSTEWLCWALVLVSAAMVLYTWKEELSVRMQQLLYAVLAFGWWLFAYMAIYVIPLYLISVPMLIGLGLSIHSFVPLLFAVVLGKRLWQDAKREEHVRLGVGIGLSVPLLILGFFLSGWIRDLNHMEETHMESTIRKTSDLPDWVLIAQRIQSDGVVSQWITNRLLLSNRVYDQGQFFNGRGWGLTGLTAFDDVRQHDPLVVIASQLFPTDVLSNDDQLALLKVLSSNRHGAEEKLWTGRHLTTQDIVSQVRIWPQFRVSYTEQTLRIRNQARNATEEALMTFHLPAGSVVSSMSLWVNGREEPARLTTVAKADSAYRTIVGVESRVVARDPSVVYWQEGNRVTVRVFPCRAGEDRRVKLGITSPLLLTGKQLIYQTPTIEGPDASSANELVHVEFASSPTDLKTPWFFDKLQGRILTHKGSYEPNWSLRFQTPALSSDAFLLNEKAYQVEPLKPASESFTPTDVYLDVNQSWTKNEFIAAFQAAKKQLHCRIWVFDDGLEQLTEGDLDAAFERHSQQAFSLFPIYRIANPESALLITKGTAMSPTLSDLRGSRFADNLGLLSKQQTPIRTFCFVSDDTKLVLSPYLKTLAELLVLNMATGNTDDLQKYSQTHQFPGRSDEPDRIALPEAGIVIRETPGQPTQASVAPDHIARLFTYNHLLYQIGRQYFVKNYQTEALIQEAQQAHIVSPLSSLVVLETEADYDRFGIRKDHSGLDNATLKQEGAVPEPHEWALLLMLAGLIGWGVWKKNYAIH, from the coding sequence ATGAAAACAGAAATCAACGAAAACCAATTGCGCTCTGATCTTGAACTGGCACTCGATGAGGCAGATAACACCGAGTATACGTTGCCAGATTCTGTTCGATCCCGCTTTTTGTGGCCATTTCGTGACTCAACATTCGGTTTGGGATTATTACTGCTCTCAATATCGGCTGGCGTGTTTTTGCTGTATGATTTCTTCGACTCGCCCAAGGTAAGCGCCACCAATACTATACTATTCATGCTCCATTACAGCCTGGCATTAACCATTTCGCTGGTGTTATACATGAATGGGTTTCTTAAATTTCGTGAGCAACACTATCCGGATGGCCGTTCTGCCCGATGGATGGGAATGCTACTCTGGCTAATCAGCGCCTATGCATTGAATCGGGAAATACCTGTTTTTCAGCAATCGACCGAGTGGCTATGCTGGGCGCTGGTATTGGTTAGTGCTGCCATGGTTCTTTACACCTGGAAAGAAGAGTTATCTGTCAGAATGCAGCAGCTACTCTATGCGGTATTAGCGTTTGGGTGGTGGCTATTTGCCTATATGGCAATTTATGTGATTCCGTTATACCTCATTAGCGTACCTATGCTAATTGGTCTGGGGTTGTCTATCCATTCGTTTGTACCACTTTTATTTGCTGTTGTCCTGGGCAAACGCCTATGGCAGGATGCAAAACGAGAAGAACATGTACGGCTCGGCGTAGGGATCGGGTTATCTGTACCACTCCTGATACTTGGTTTTTTTCTGAGTGGCTGGATACGTGATCTCAACCATATGGAGGAAACGCATATGGAATCTACCATCCGTAAAACGAGCGACCTGCCCGATTGGGTTCTGATTGCCCAACGGATTCAATCCGACGGGGTGGTATCGCAATGGATTACGAATCGCCTGCTACTGAGTAATCGGGTTTACGATCAAGGGCAATTTTTCAATGGACGTGGGTGGGGATTAACCGGACTAACTGCATTTGATGACGTTCGCCAGCACGACCCACTGGTAGTCATTGCCTCGCAGTTGTTTCCGACTGATGTTTTGAGTAATGACGATCAGCTTGCCCTTTTAAAAGTGCTTTCGTCAAATAGACACGGTGCCGAAGAGAAATTATGGACGGGTCGGCACCTGACTACACAGGATATTGTATCGCAGGTGCGCATCTGGCCCCAGTTCCGGGTAAGCTACACCGAGCAAACGTTGCGGATTCGAAATCAGGCACGCAACGCCACCGAAGAAGCCCTAATGACGTTTCACTTGCCCGCGGGTTCGGTTGTTTCCTCAATGTCGTTATGGGTCAATGGCCGGGAAGAACCCGCTCGTCTGACAACCGTTGCGAAAGCCGATTCTGCGTATCGGACTATTGTTGGCGTAGAATCCCGGGTGGTTGCCCGAGATCCGTCGGTTGTGTACTGGCAGGAAGGAAATCGGGTAACGGTACGTGTGTTTCCCTGCCGTGCAGGCGAAGATCGGCGCGTGAAACTGGGGATTACCTCTCCCCTACTATTGACGGGTAAGCAATTGATTTATCAGACTCCCACTATCGAAGGCCCCGATGCTTCGTCAGCGAATGAGCTTGTACATGTGGAGTTTGCATCATCCCCGACGGACCTAAAAACACCCTGGTTTTTCGATAAACTACAGGGCCGCATTCTCACGCATAAGGGTAGTTATGAACCCAACTGGTCGTTACGTTTCCAGACGCCCGCTTTATCGTCCGACGCCTTTCTATTGAACGAGAAAGCGTATCAGGTAGAGCCACTAAAACCAGCTAGTGAGTCATTTACACCTACGGATGTGTATCTCGACGTGAATCAATCATGGACGAAAAACGAGTTTATAGCAGCTTTTCAGGCGGCTAAAAAACAACTTCACTGCCGGATTTGGGTATTCGATGACGGGCTAGAGCAACTAACGGAAGGGGATCTTGATGCGGCTTTTGAACGGCACAGTCAGCAAGCATTTAGTCTGTTCCCAATTTATCGGATTGCGAATCCAGAATCAGCCCTACTCATTACGAAAGGCACGGCAATGTCGCCTACGTTGAGTGACTTAAGAGGAAGCCGCTTTGCCGATAATCTCGGGCTTTTGTCGAAACAGCAGACACCCATCCGCACCTTTTGTTTCGTTTCGGATGATACGAAGCTGGTGTTATCGCCTTATCTGAAAACACTGGCCGAACTCTTGGTGCTAAACATGGCAACTGGCAATACAGACGATCTCCAGAAGTATAGCCAAACACATCAATTTCCAGGTCGCTCTGATGAACCCGATCGTATTGCCTTACCCGAAGCGGGTATTGTCATTCGCGAAACGCCAGGTCAACCCACTCAGGCATCGGTAGCACCCGACCACATAGCCCGCCTGTTTACCTATAACCATCTATTGTATCAGATTGGACGGCAGTATTTTGTCAAAAACTACCAGACAGAAGCCCTTATTCAGGAAGCCCAACAGGCGCACATCGTCTCTCCCTTATCAAGTCTGGTTGTTTTGGAAACCGAAGCCGACTACGACCGATTTGGGATCAGGAAAGATCATTCGGGGCTTGACAACGCAACCCTTAAGCAGGAAGGAGCCGTACCGGAACCTCATGAATGGGCTTTATTACTTATGCTGGCGGGTCTGATTGGCTGGGGCGTCTGGAAGAAAAACTATGCTATCCATTGA
- a CDS encoding transcriptional regulator — protein MKNDLLAKFNKAFESKARLSIMSVLMVNDSMSFNALKELLGLTDGNLATHLRALEESGYVSVQKQFIGRKPNTTYSATQEGQQAFSEHLNALEAFIKNL, from the coding sequence ATGAAGAACGACCTGCTGGCTAAGTTTAATAAAGCCTTTGAAAGCAAAGCGCGGCTAAGCATTATGTCTGTTCTGATGGTCAATGACTCTATGAGTTTCAACGCGCTAAAAGAACTGCTTGGTCTCACCGATGGCAACCTGGCCACGCACCTTCGTGCGCTGGAGGAGTCAGGCTATGTGTCTGTGCAAAAGCAGTTTATCGGGCGAAAGCCGAATACCACCTACTCGGCAACCCAGGAAGGGCAACAGGCATTTTCGGAACACCTGAATGCGCTGGAGGCCTTTATTAAGAATCTGTAA